The following are encoded in a window of Peromyscus leucopus breed LL Stock chromosome X, UCI_PerLeu_2.1, whole genome shotgun sequence genomic DNA:
- the Timm8a gene encoding mitochondrial import inner membrane translocase subunit Tim8 A, whose amino-acid sequence MDSSSSSSGAGLGAVDPQLQHFIEVETQKQRFQQLVHQMTELCWEKCMDKPGPKLDSRAEACFVNCVERFIDTSQFILNRLEQTQKSKPVFSESLSD is encoded by the exons ATGGATTCGTCCTCGTCGTCTTCGGGCGCGGGTTTGGGCGCCGTGGACCCGCAGTTGCAGCATTTCATCGAGGTGGAGACGCAGAAGCAGCGCTTCCAGCAGCTGGTGCACCAGATGACGGAACTTTGCTGG GAGAAGTGCATGGATAAGCCTGGGCCAAAGTTGGACAGTCGGGCTGAGGCCTGTTTTGTGAACTGTGTTGAACGCTTCATTGACACAAGCCAATTCATCTTAAATCGACTGGAACAGACCCAGAAGTCCAAACCAGTCTTCTCAGAAAGCCTTTCTGACTGA